One window from the genome of Danaus plexippus chromosome 24, MEX_DaPlex, whole genome shotgun sequence encodes:
- the LOC116775839 gene encoding uncharacterized protein LOC116775839 isoform X8 — MIGSFWNLCRACPSMPVDKLHSEYRSTYRWHEYKEQQQQQGVVKQPAPTPPTALPIARGAIEPAMPRRKKYPGVAYKTNELFDPAPADDIRPQQASAFERARSAQRNDSERAGRRSKSEGPRQPRWTDTVEPKATTALGEVLAAKEPETVSTEYRNQFAWPKDEVVPRKSISMGALKKAAVAEGLVEAEPLMNHVDGDHEDGPKRYIEDYLWNGQKPGVQRKSTFRSALSALIYNGEDRSKDNRKRYKSEYKKKFRPFSQYVYEASKGTFTKCRGKGKSIEEASERLVGDTEGAGAGAGDVGVAGQLQGTGQGQAQGAAVEDTASTLRAAGLQPLGLAQGDSWYREVLDLRKRAGEYKYRGWGTELAPEHITQLYNKQIELWYQVSRRSSLSALSLASTNHKALPRDEKDGKESRNLSPKKFRSFRSAPHQSIHAKLQETKALERSPHKTSPQKQRKKLQGHSFDEGAVQDGAKSEGSFRSPRRRPRSADPAPAPPRAATDAERPHKPTGLPLSRGSSSRVRSTSRGGRSPSAPTKTGTGLVNGAVEANGAGRVNVTTPPARRSRSVSKVGIKLDDDIPNHRSASVAKDHFFDDSPIVKSPPEPTRVKSPEQMNMRSPDPVNWTVPLDTGKTFTVTQNVKSDETIKRPSSDFKSASVTEEAKAATTEP, encoded by the exons CTGCACTCCGAATACCGCAGCACTTACAGATGGCACGAGTACAAGGAGCAGCAACAGCAGCAGGGGGTGGTGAAGCAGCCAGCACCCACTCCCCCCACCGCTCTGCCGATAGCCCGCG GGGCGATCGAACCTGCAATGCCTCGTCGGAAGAAGTATCCAGGTGTAGCGTACAAGACGAACGAACTCTTCGACCCGGCGCCCGCTGACGACATCCGCCCCCAGCAGGCATCCGCCTTCGAGCGCGCACGG AGTGCTCAGAGAAATGATTCAGAGCGTGCCGGGAGACGAAGCAAATCTGAAGGTCCTCGCCAGCCACGCTGGACAGACACTGTGGAGCCAAag GCGACCACAGCATTGGGTGAGGTCCTGGCTGCGAAGGAGCCGGAGACTGTGAGCACCGAGTACCGGAACCAGTTCGCATGGCCTAAAGATGAGGTGGTGCCGAGGAAGAGCATCTCCATGGGAGCACTCAAGAAAGCTGCTGTGGCTGAAG GTTTAGTGGAAGCAGAGCCTCTCATGAACCACGTCGACGGAGACCACGAGGACGGACCCAAGCGTTACATCGAAGACTATCTGTGGAACGGCCAGAAGCCAGGGGTACAGAG AAAATCGACGTTCCGTAGCGCGCTATCGGCCCTCATATACAACGGGGAGGATCGGTCCAAAGATAATAGGAAACGTTACAAAAGCGAgtacaaaaagaaatttagaCCGTTCTCTCAATACGTGTACGAGGCGTCTAAAGGGACATTTACAAAATGCAGGGGGAAAGGGAAGTCGATAGAGGAGGCGAGCGAGAGGTTGGTGGGGGACACGGAGGGTGCGGGGGCGGGGGCCGGGGATGTGGGGGTAGCGGGGCAGCTGCAGGGGACGGGGCAGGGGCAAGCACAGGGGGCGGCTGTCGAAGACACGGCCAGCACGCTGCGCGCTGCCGGCCTGCAGCCACTCGGACTCGCGCAGGGCGACTCCTGGTACCGCGAGGTCCTGGATCTGCGCAAGCGTGCCGGCGAATACAAG TACCGCGGCTGGGGAACCGAACTCGCTCCAGAGCACATCACTCAGCTTTACAATAAGCAAATCGAGCTCTGGTACCAAGTGTCCCGCCGGTCGTCGCTGTCTGCCCTATCACTCGCTTCCACCAATCACAA gGCTTTGCCTCGAGATGAGAAGGACGGCAAGGAGTCCAGAAACCTGTCTCCCAAGAAGTTCCGGTCTTTCCGCTCGGCACCGCACCAATCCATTCACGCTAAGCTTCAGGAGACCAAGGCTTTAGAACGATCGCCTCATAAGACATCTCCTCAAAAACAGAGGAAGAAGCTGCAAGGGCACAGTTTCGACGAGGGAGCTGTTCAGGATG GGGCAAAATCCGAAGGTTCGTTCCGTTCTCCGCGCCGCCGACCACGCTCTGCTGACCCCGCGCCCGCGCCCCCTCGTGCTGCCACCGACGCCGAGCGCCCGCACAAGCCCACCG GTTTGCCGTTAAGTAGGGGGAGTAGTAGTAGAGTTAGGTCGACATCGCGGGGGGGCCGGTCGCCCTCCGCCCCCACCAAAACGGGGACAGGATTAGTGAATGGGGCCGTTGAGGCAAACGGGGCAGGACGGGTAAACGTGACTACACCACCGGCCCGACGAAGCCGGAGCGTCTCGAAAGTGGGCATAAAACTGG ATGATGACATTCCCAATCATCGCAGCGCTTCAGTCGCCAAGGATCACTTCTTCGATGATTCCCCGATAGTAAAGTCTCCTCCGGAGCCGACGCGGGTGAAGTCGCCAGAACAGATGAACATGCGCTCGCCGGATCCTGTCAACTGGACCGTGCCTCTGGACACGGGAAAGACGTTCACCGTCACACAGAACGTCAAAAGCG ATGAGACCATAAAACGTCCTAGCTCTGACTTTAAGAGCGCGTCCGTGACCGAGGAGGCGAAGGCGGCTACCACCGAGCCTTAG
- the LOC116775839 gene encoding uncharacterized protein LOC116775839 isoform X1: MIGSFWNLCRACPSMPVDKLHSEYRSTYRWHEYKEQQQQQGVVKQPAPTPPTALPIARGLFTGAIEPAMPRRKKYPGVAYKTNELFDPAPADDIRPQQASAFERARSAQRNDSERAGRRSKSEGPRQPRWTDTVEPKATTALGEVLAAKEPETVSTEYRNQFAWPKDEVVPRKSISMGALKKAAVAEGLVEAEPLMNHVDGDHEDGPKRYIEDYLWNGQKPGVQRKSTFRSALSALIYNGEDRSKDNRKRYKSEYKKKFRPFSQYVYEASKGTFTKCRGKGKSIEEASERLVGDTEGAGAGAGDVGVAGQLQGTGQGQAQGAAVEDTASTLRAAGLQPLGLAQGDSWYREVLDLRKRAGEYKYRGWGTELAPEHITQLYNKQIELWYQVSRRSSLSALSLASTNHKALPRDEKDGKESRNLSPKKFRSFRSAPHQSIHAKLQETKALERSPHKTSPQKQRKKLQGHSFDEGAVQDGAKSEGSFRSPRRRPRSADPAPAPPRAATDAERPHKPTGLPLSRGSSSRVRSTSRGGRSPSAPTKTGTGLVNGAVEANGAGRVNVTTPPARRSRSVSKVGIKLDDDIPNHRSASVAKDHFFDDSPIVKSPPEPTRVKSPEQMNMRSPDPVNWTVPLDTGKTFTVTQNVKSEIAPIHHQQMSPIRSLKKSESPTSLSKRTDKTPTTPISLTPIDETKALDLNKVNGVNGLNSNQLTPETPVQEHLAEKEVIKKSTEATQVAPGVVDTTVVNETPTGGLTASEVLDRARTRFDKFWGKKEDDV; encoded by the exons CTGCACTCCGAATACCGCAGCACTTACAGATGGCACGAGTACAAGGAGCAGCAACAGCAGCAGGGGGTGGTGAAGCAGCCAGCACCCACTCCCCCCACCGCTCTGCCGATAGCCCGCG gtCTGTTCACAGGGGCGATCGAACCTGCAATGCCTCGTCGGAAGAAGTATCCAGGTGTAGCGTACAAGACGAACGAACTCTTCGACCCGGCGCCCGCTGACGACATCCGCCCCCAGCAGGCATCCGCCTTCGAGCGCGCACGG AGTGCTCAGAGAAATGATTCAGAGCGTGCCGGGAGACGAAGCAAATCTGAAGGTCCTCGCCAGCCACGCTGGACAGACACTGTGGAGCCAAag GCGACCACAGCATTGGGTGAGGTCCTGGCTGCGAAGGAGCCGGAGACTGTGAGCACCGAGTACCGGAACCAGTTCGCATGGCCTAAAGATGAGGTGGTGCCGAGGAAGAGCATCTCCATGGGAGCACTCAAGAAAGCTGCTGTGGCTGAAG GTTTAGTGGAAGCAGAGCCTCTCATGAACCACGTCGACGGAGACCACGAGGACGGACCCAAGCGTTACATCGAAGACTATCTGTGGAACGGCCAGAAGCCAGGGGTACAGAG AAAATCGACGTTCCGTAGCGCGCTATCGGCCCTCATATACAACGGGGAGGATCGGTCCAAAGATAATAGGAAACGTTACAAAAGCGAgtacaaaaagaaatttagaCCGTTCTCTCAATACGTGTACGAGGCGTCTAAAGGGACATTTACAAAATGCAGGGGGAAAGGGAAGTCGATAGAGGAGGCGAGCGAGAGGTTGGTGGGGGACACGGAGGGTGCGGGGGCGGGGGCCGGGGATGTGGGGGTAGCGGGGCAGCTGCAGGGGACGGGGCAGGGGCAAGCACAGGGGGCGGCTGTCGAAGACACGGCCAGCACGCTGCGCGCTGCCGGCCTGCAGCCACTCGGACTCGCGCAGGGCGACTCCTGGTACCGCGAGGTCCTGGATCTGCGCAAGCGTGCCGGCGAATACAAG TACCGCGGCTGGGGAACCGAACTCGCTCCAGAGCACATCACTCAGCTTTACAATAAGCAAATCGAGCTCTGGTACCAAGTGTCCCGCCGGTCGTCGCTGTCTGCCCTATCACTCGCTTCCACCAATCACAA gGCTTTGCCTCGAGATGAGAAGGACGGCAAGGAGTCCAGAAACCTGTCTCCCAAGAAGTTCCGGTCTTTCCGCTCGGCACCGCACCAATCCATTCACGCTAAGCTTCAGGAGACCAAGGCTTTAGAACGATCGCCTCATAAGACATCTCCTCAAAAACAGAGGAAGAAGCTGCAAGGGCACAGTTTCGACGAGGGAGCTGTTCAGGATG GGGCAAAATCCGAAGGTTCGTTCCGTTCTCCGCGCCGCCGACCACGCTCTGCTGACCCCGCGCCCGCGCCCCCTCGTGCTGCCACCGACGCCGAGCGCCCGCACAAGCCCACCG GTTTGCCGTTAAGTAGGGGGAGTAGTAGTAGAGTTAGGTCGACATCGCGGGGGGGCCGGTCGCCCTCCGCCCCCACCAAAACGGGGACAGGATTAGTGAATGGGGCCGTTGAGGCAAACGGGGCAGGACGGGTAAACGTGACTACACCACCGGCCCGACGAAGCCGGAGCGTCTCGAAAGTGGGCATAAAACTGG ATGATGACATTCCCAATCATCGCAGCGCTTCAGTCGCCAAGGATCACTTCTTCGATGATTCCCCGATAGTAAAGTCTCCTCCGGAGCCGACGCGGGTGAAGTCGCCAGAACAGATGAACATGCGCTCGCCGGATCCTGTCAACTGGACCGTGCCTCTGGACACGGGAAAGACGTTCACCGTCACACAGAACGTCAAAAGCG AAATCGCTCCAATTCATCATCAGCAAATGTCTCCGATACGTTCGCTCAAGAAGAGCGAGTCCCCGACGAGCTTGAGCAAACGGACTGACAAAACACCCACCACTCCCATCAGCCTCACACCCATCGATGAAACCAAGGCTCTGGACTTGAACAAAGTTAACGGCGTTAACGGTTTGAACAGCAACCAGCTGACTCCGGAAACACCAGTCCAGGAGCATCTCGCTGAGAAGGAAGTCATTAAAAAGTCGACTGAAGCGACTCAGGTCGCACCGGGAGTAGTGGATACAACTGTAGTCAATGAGACACCCACTGGTGGTCTAACCGCTTCCGAGGTCCTAGACAGGGCTCGCACGAGGTTCGACAAGTTTTGGGGCAAGAAAGAGGACGACGTTTAA
- the LOC116775839 gene encoding uncharacterized protein LOC116775839 isoform X6 yields the protein MIGSFWNLCRACPSMPVDKLHSEYRSTYRWHEYKEQQQQQGVVKQPAPTPPTALPIARGLFTGAIEPAMPRRKKYPGVAYKTNELFDPAPADDIRPQQASAFERARSAQRNDSERAGRRSKSEGPRQPRWTDTVEPKATTALGEVLAAKEPETVSTEYRNQFAWPKDEVVPRKSISMGALKKAAVAEGLVEAEPLMNHVDGDHEDGPKRYIEDYLWNGQKPGVQRKSTFRSALSALIYNGEDRSKDNRKRYKSEYKKKFRPFSQYVYEASKGTFTKCRGKGKSIEEASERLVGDTEGAGAGAGDVGVAGQLQGTGQGQAQGAAVEDTASTLRAAGLQPLGLAQGDSWYREVLDLRKRAGEYKYRGWGTELAPEHITQLYNKQIELWYQVSRRSSLSALSLASTNHKALPRDEKDGKESRNLSPKKFRSFRSAPHQSIHAKLQETKALERSPHKTSPQKQRKKLQGHSFDEGAVQDGAKSEGSFRSPRRRPRSADPAPAPPRAATDAERPHKPTDDDIPNHRSASVAKDHFFDDSPIVKSPPEPTRVKSPEQMNMRSPDPVNWTVPLDTGKTFTVTQNVKSEIAPIHHQQMSPIRSLKKSESPTSLSKRTDKTPTTPISLTPIDETKALDLNKVNGVNGLNSNQLTPETPVQEHLAEKEVIKKSTEATQVAPGVVDTTVVNETPTGGLTASEVLDRARTRFDKFWGKKEDDV from the exons CTGCACTCCGAATACCGCAGCACTTACAGATGGCACGAGTACAAGGAGCAGCAACAGCAGCAGGGGGTGGTGAAGCAGCCAGCACCCACTCCCCCCACCGCTCTGCCGATAGCCCGCG gtCTGTTCACAGGGGCGATCGAACCTGCAATGCCTCGTCGGAAGAAGTATCCAGGTGTAGCGTACAAGACGAACGAACTCTTCGACCCGGCGCCCGCTGACGACATCCGCCCCCAGCAGGCATCCGCCTTCGAGCGCGCACGG AGTGCTCAGAGAAATGATTCAGAGCGTGCCGGGAGACGAAGCAAATCTGAAGGTCCTCGCCAGCCACGCTGGACAGACACTGTGGAGCCAAag GCGACCACAGCATTGGGTGAGGTCCTGGCTGCGAAGGAGCCGGAGACTGTGAGCACCGAGTACCGGAACCAGTTCGCATGGCCTAAAGATGAGGTGGTGCCGAGGAAGAGCATCTCCATGGGAGCACTCAAGAAAGCTGCTGTGGCTGAAG GTTTAGTGGAAGCAGAGCCTCTCATGAACCACGTCGACGGAGACCACGAGGACGGACCCAAGCGTTACATCGAAGACTATCTGTGGAACGGCCAGAAGCCAGGGGTACAGAG AAAATCGACGTTCCGTAGCGCGCTATCGGCCCTCATATACAACGGGGAGGATCGGTCCAAAGATAATAGGAAACGTTACAAAAGCGAgtacaaaaagaaatttagaCCGTTCTCTCAATACGTGTACGAGGCGTCTAAAGGGACATTTACAAAATGCAGGGGGAAAGGGAAGTCGATAGAGGAGGCGAGCGAGAGGTTGGTGGGGGACACGGAGGGTGCGGGGGCGGGGGCCGGGGATGTGGGGGTAGCGGGGCAGCTGCAGGGGACGGGGCAGGGGCAAGCACAGGGGGCGGCTGTCGAAGACACGGCCAGCACGCTGCGCGCTGCCGGCCTGCAGCCACTCGGACTCGCGCAGGGCGACTCCTGGTACCGCGAGGTCCTGGATCTGCGCAAGCGTGCCGGCGAATACAAG TACCGCGGCTGGGGAACCGAACTCGCTCCAGAGCACATCACTCAGCTTTACAATAAGCAAATCGAGCTCTGGTACCAAGTGTCCCGCCGGTCGTCGCTGTCTGCCCTATCACTCGCTTCCACCAATCACAA gGCTTTGCCTCGAGATGAGAAGGACGGCAAGGAGTCCAGAAACCTGTCTCCCAAGAAGTTCCGGTCTTTCCGCTCGGCACCGCACCAATCCATTCACGCTAAGCTTCAGGAGACCAAGGCTTTAGAACGATCGCCTCATAAGACATCTCCTCAAAAACAGAGGAAGAAGCTGCAAGGGCACAGTTTCGACGAGGGAGCTGTTCAGGATG GGGCAAAATCCGAAGGTTCGTTCCGTTCTCCGCGCCGCCGACCACGCTCTGCTGACCCCGCGCCCGCGCCCCCTCGTGCTGCCACCGACGCCGAGCGCCCGCACAAGCCCACCG ATGATGACATTCCCAATCATCGCAGCGCTTCAGTCGCCAAGGATCACTTCTTCGATGATTCCCCGATAGTAAAGTCTCCTCCGGAGCCGACGCGGGTGAAGTCGCCAGAACAGATGAACATGCGCTCGCCGGATCCTGTCAACTGGACCGTGCCTCTGGACACGGGAAAGACGTTCACCGTCACACAGAACGTCAAAAGCG AAATCGCTCCAATTCATCATCAGCAAATGTCTCCGATACGTTCGCTCAAGAAGAGCGAGTCCCCGACGAGCTTGAGCAAACGGACTGACAAAACACCCACCACTCCCATCAGCCTCACACCCATCGATGAAACCAAGGCTCTGGACTTGAACAAAGTTAACGGCGTTAACGGTTTGAACAGCAACCAGCTGACTCCGGAAACACCAGTCCAGGAGCATCTCGCTGAGAAGGAAGTCATTAAAAAGTCGACTGAAGCGACTCAGGTCGCACCGGGAGTAGTGGATACAACTGTAGTCAATGAGACACCCACTGGTGGTCTAACCGCTTCCGAGGTCCTAGACAGGGCTCGCACGAGGTTCGACAAGTTTTGGGGCAAGAAAGAGGACGACGTTTAA
- the LOC116775839 gene encoding uncharacterized protein LOC116775839 isoform X7 → MIGSFWNLCRACPSMPVDKLHSEYRSTYRWHEYKEQQQQQGVVKQPAPTPPTALPIARGLFTGAIEPAMPRRKKYPGVAYKTNELFDPAPADDIRPQQASAFERARSAQRNDSERAGRRSKSEGPRQPRWTDTVEPKATTALGEVLAAKEPETVSTEYRNQFAWPKDEVVPRKSISMGALKKAAVAEGLVEAEPLMNHVDGDHEDGPKRYIEDYLWNGQKPGVQRKSTFRSALSALIYNGEDRSKDNRKRYKSEYKKKFRPFSQYVYEASKGTFTKCRGKGKSIEEASERLVGDTEGAGAGAGDVGVAGQLQGTGQGQAQGAAVEDTASTLRAAGLQPLGLAQGDSWYREVLDLRKRAGEYKYRGWGTELAPEHITQLYNKQIELWYQVSRRSSLSALSLASTNHKALPRDEKDGKESRNLSPKKFRSFRSAPHQSIHAKLQETKALERSPHKTSPQKQRKKLQGHSFDEGAVQDGAKSEGSFRSPRRRPRSADPAPAPPRAATDAERPHKPTGLPLSRGSSSRVRSTSRGGRSPSAPTKTGTGLVNGAVEANGAGRVNVTTPPARRSRSVSKVGIKLDDDIPNHRSASVAKDHFFDDSPIVKSPPEPTRVKSPEQMNMRSPDPVNWTVPLDTGKTFTVTQNVKSDETIKRPSSDFKSASVTEEAKAATTEP, encoded by the exons CTGCACTCCGAATACCGCAGCACTTACAGATGGCACGAGTACAAGGAGCAGCAACAGCAGCAGGGGGTGGTGAAGCAGCCAGCACCCACTCCCCCCACCGCTCTGCCGATAGCCCGCG gtCTGTTCACAGGGGCGATCGAACCTGCAATGCCTCGTCGGAAGAAGTATCCAGGTGTAGCGTACAAGACGAACGAACTCTTCGACCCGGCGCCCGCTGACGACATCCGCCCCCAGCAGGCATCCGCCTTCGAGCGCGCACGG AGTGCTCAGAGAAATGATTCAGAGCGTGCCGGGAGACGAAGCAAATCTGAAGGTCCTCGCCAGCCACGCTGGACAGACACTGTGGAGCCAAag GCGACCACAGCATTGGGTGAGGTCCTGGCTGCGAAGGAGCCGGAGACTGTGAGCACCGAGTACCGGAACCAGTTCGCATGGCCTAAAGATGAGGTGGTGCCGAGGAAGAGCATCTCCATGGGAGCACTCAAGAAAGCTGCTGTGGCTGAAG GTTTAGTGGAAGCAGAGCCTCTCATGAACCACGTCGACGGAGACCACGAGGACGGACCCAAGCGTTACATCGAAGACTATCTGTGGAACGGCCAGAAGCCAGGGGTACAGAG AAAATCGACGTTCCGTAGCGCGCTATCGGCCCTCATATACAACGGGGAGGATCGGTCCAAAGATAATAGGAAACGTTACAAAAGCGAgtacaaaaagaaatttagaCCGTTCTCTCAATACGTGTACGAGGCGTCTAAAGGGACATTTACAAAATGCAGGGGGAAAGGGAAGTCGATAGAGGAGGCGAGCGAGAGGTTGGTGGGGGACACGGAGGGTGCGGGGGCGGGGGCCGGGGATGTGGGGGTAGCGGGGCAGCTGCAGGGGACGGGGCAGGGGCAAGCACAGGGGGCGGCTGTCGAAGACACGGCCAGCACGCTGCGCGCTGCCGGCCTGCAGCCACTCGGACTCGCGCAGGGCGACTCCTGGTACCGCGAGGTCCTGGATCTGCGCAAGCGTGCCGGCGAATACAAG TACCGCGGCTGGGGAACCGAACTCGCTCCAGAGCACATCACTCAGCTTTACAATAAGCAAATCGAGCTCTGGTACCAAGTGTCCCGCCGGTCGTCGCTGTCTGCCCTATCACTCGCTTCCACCAATCACAA gGCTTTGCCTCGAGATGAGAAGGACGGCAAGGAGTCCAGAAACCTGTCTCCCAAGAAGTTCCGGTCTTTCCGCTCGGCACCGCACCAATCCATTCACGCTAAGCTTCAGGAGACCAAGGCTTTAGAACGATCGCCTCATAAGACATCTCCTCAAAAACAGAGGAAGAAGCTGCAAGGGCACAGTTTCGACGAGGGAGCTGTTCAGGATG GGGCAAAATCCGAAGGTTCGTTCCGTTCTCCGCGCCGCCGACCACGCTCTGCTGACCCCGCGCCCGCGCCCCCTCGTGCTGCCACCGACGCCGAGCGCCCGCACAAGCCCACCG GTTTGCCGTTAAGTAGGGGGAGTAGTAGTAGAGTTAGGTCGACATCGCGGGGGGGCCGGTCGCCCTCCGCCCCCACCAAAACGGGGACAGGATTAGTGAATGGGGCCGTTGAGGCAAACGGGGCAGGACGGGTAAACGTGACTACACCACCGGCCCGACGAAGCCGGAGCGTCTCGAAAGTGGGCATAAAACTGG ATGATGACATTCCCAATCATCGCAGCGCTTCAGTCGCCAAGGATCACTTCTTCGATGATTCCCCGATAGTAAAGTCTCCTCCGGAGCCGACGCGGGTGAAGTCGCCAGAACAGATGAACATGCGCTCGCCGGATCCTGTCAACTGGACCGTGCCTCTGGACACGGGAAAGACGTTCACCGTCACACAGAACGTCAAAAGCG ATGAGACCATAAAACGTCCTAGCTCTGACTTTAAGAGCGCGTCCGTGACCGAGGAGGCGAAGGCGGCTACCACCGAGCCTTAG